The following proteins are encoded in a genomic region of Eriocheir sinensis breed Jianghai 21 unplaced genomic scaffold, ASM2467909v1 Scaffold188, whole genome shotgun sequence:
- the LOC126990666 gene encoding uncharacterized protein LOC126990666 codes for MTVRGVGTRYNKNQSLALPSARMSSGRLPRCCIARDHPSTLFTTCGKDTISCSGNSHCFNICWPYDTSHCFIICWPNDTCHCFLICWPNDTCHCFIICCPNDTCHCFNICWPNDTSHCFIICWPNDNCHCKG; via the exons atgactgtgagaggcgttggtacaaggtacaacaaaaatcaaagcctcgcattgccaagtgcaagaatgagcagcggcagactg ccccgctgctgtattgctagagaccatcccagcacattgttcactacttgtggaaaagataccatcagctgctccggcaacagccactgcttcaacatctgctggccctatgacaccagccactgcttcatcatctgctggcccaatgacacctgccactgcttcctcatctgctggcccaatgacacctgccactgcttcatcatctgctgtcccaatgacacctgccactgcttcaacatctgctggcccaatgacaccagccactgcttcatcatctgctggcccaatgacaactgccactgcaagggatga